The genome window ATCTACTTTTATAACCCTGAAAATATGATTCCTAATAGCGAACAAATTGTCTAAGCAATACTGCATAGACTCTAGACACTAAATAGACTCTTAGGTAACTTGTTGTCTTCAGTCATTGGTTGCTAGTCTATCATAAATTGTCTGATTCGGTAACATGTTGGGTTCGACTTCCAAGCTACAATGTTGATGTGGTCATTGATTATTATGTATAACTCaggatccttgcatcaccaatgaCCCTGCCCAGGTTGGTCATATGTTGCCAAGTCATTGGGAATCCTGACTCTTAGCAAAATTAACTTTATACTTTGAGGCTTCAGAGAGAAAAATACAAATAGAGCAGCCCAATGCACGAGACTTCTATCAATATGGGGCCTGGGGTTTGACATGTAAAACCAGTAACTTATTGTTACAAAAATTGTTTCCATGTCATATAGCTGCAGAATATGCTAAATTGCTAGCTCTAATGAAAAGATTGATGCTAATCCTTTTATGCTCTTACATCTTTAGAGTGAAAAACAGCTCGCATGATAGGCATGTCCCCGTCACTGTATCTATTTGCATTTAGAGTGGAAAACAGCTAACCTACTGACATGTAACCATGTCAAAAATCAGAATTGCCTTTCCGGAATAATAGTTGCCTTATATGTCAAAATGACATGTAACACCATGCACATATCTGATCCATATGCCCTTCTGTTAGTATTTCTTTGCCTCAAAATGCCTTTTGCTTTCCTATCATCCATCCTGAAGTTTTATTTACATGAGCTTTTATTTACTTTGTTCCGGCATCATAGCCTTTTATAACCATTGGTGTTCTATCTAAAACATTTATAAATTACAAGTATGTGATGTGGTTATAATTCTATCAGCCTAAATGATTTCCTATATTTGGTAGTTCTTGGAGAAGGATTTTATAGTTTTATTGTTCATGCATTCGAGTCTTCTTGTGCTTTAGGAGAgagctgctgcagctgcagcgTCAGATCCTTACCGCTATGTCGAGAAACGAAAACCCATTCCTGATCCTCAGGTAGTCTGTTTTGTCTTTAGAAATGAGGATGTGTTATTTATGGGGACCTTTTTCGTATATATTAGCGCCAGAAGACTGGTTTGATATGTGAATAATGGTCGTTCCTCCTGCGCGCTCAGGAAACTGGTTTGATATATGGGAAGAGAAAGGAAACCAAGAGCTCTGGGAACTGATTCATCCGAAAACACCGATATCTAGTCACAGAATCTTCTGCACTTTGACATCAATGAATCTTATTTCAGGCAACTTCTTGCTTAGCTTAAAACTAAAAACTTTTTTTTGTTGGAAGTGCCATAAACTGTTGAACTGATACCTCCATAGACATTCATGACTGTGTATGTTGTTGTATAGATAAATAAAGAGCAATCCTTTTGCTTTTTCTGCCCTTCATGCATGCCTTTCTGCTTGTCAAGCTTCTCAAATTTGATCTCATTTTTGTCATGCATGCAGGGATAGATGAATCTTCTGCCGATAAGTATATCTGCCAAGACAAATTGTTTGTACATCTCTCATACAACTCTCACTCAATTTCCATTGAAACTTAGACCAGACTGCCTTTCTTACATCCTGCAGATTGTTCACAAAACCACATACCAAATACAATCACTGACCACCACTCATTGCATCTCTTCTTCCACAGTCCACTAATTTGGCAGCTTCAGCCATCAGATCTGATCCAGATCATATGTTTTTATCCTTGGTGAAATGGTGATTAGGTTGAGATCCCCTAAAGAACTTTGTCCTATTGCCCAATTTCAGATCAAACAGAACTGATTCCCATGCAACAGTTGCCAACCATCACTTTTGATCCTCTACTAGGGTAGAAGAAGCACCCATGGATACCCATCAAGCTCAACCCCTCCCTCTTCTTCCCCTCTCTCATCACACTCAAAGATTTAAAGTTTCATCTCTCCTGTTcctcaaaatttattatttttgccTAGCATCCATTGATGTAGGATCTGCATAGAAAGAAAATGAACTCATAATGAACCTCtgatgtagtaaaatattttctttttcttgacaTGTGGAGATGAATAACTTTGCTAGTTCTGAACGGTCGCGTAACTATGCATCTCGACCATTACggattttgattattatttttttatcttttttaatctAAACTTTTTGAAGGGTTTGGCATCTTGTGGGGTCCGAATCCTTTTATGTGTGGCCCTAATCATAATTTACAGCCGACCAAATTAAACAATGCAATCTGCCTATGTTCATATGCTTACACCACCAAAAGTGAGCACTTTGAGAGAACCCTCCCAACATTAGCTCATGGATGGCGACCGGCAACCGAGGAGCACGCCATCATTTCAATCCCCATAAACAAATCACCGATCGACCTCGCTTAAAGTCAAGGCCGGTTGGAGTTATCGATACGGGGATGGAGAGGAGCTGTGCTGTGTGGGTGAATGCAATGGATTGGATCGAGGAGCACGACGAGAGCGGGCGGGCGATGGGACGCACATGGCCGGCTTCCGACAAGACAAAGCGCCGCGCTGCTTATTCTATGCTCCTCACTGCATCACctgcccccctccccctccccgtgCTTTCGGCCCCATGGGATCAGAGTACGTGGATGCTCGAGCCATGTCGGCCTCGATCACGACATCGATCTTGGTGGCTCTCCGTCCTCAACACCTGTCATCTTTGGGGCTTTTCATCAAACAGGTGGTGACTTCTAGTTGGCCTCCAACCCCAGAGTTACAGTCTGTCACACAAGCTACAATATTACTGGGACATGTTGGAGATTATGATTTGATGACACTCCATGAAAGCACCCACAAAGAACTGATCCCCATGCTTTCTCTTACCAAGATCTGAAGGTATGCTTTGGCATCAATGGCTTTCGGAAAGGCCCTCATGTTGTATTAGATTCTGCAGACACATTAATTTAGTACCCCCCTACAAGGCTATGTAAGAAGACTAGGAATCTGTCAATTTATCTGCATACATTCAGTACACATCTGAATTGAAAACCATTAGTCTCCATTCATCTCATGAATGAAACACTTTGGTTCCATGATGCATCACATAAATCTAATGCAGCTGAGCATCTGAGGTCAGATAATGCAAGCAGCATTCTCTTATTTATTCTTCATCTGTGATATTGTATCCTTTTATGTGATTGAGGAAACCTAAGACCGGAATCATTTATATGAGTAATTATTCCATGAGGAGGCCTTATTGATACACTCTTCTCATCAATGATTACATCATTTCCGTCAAACCCTCTGTGAGAGATTATGACATTATGGTTGCATTCTTTGGACATCTAATAATAAACTGAGTCTGCATTATGCTTTCTCAATACATGAACATGTAAGAAAGCAGCTCTCTCTGTTTCATATTGAAGGAGTTCGATCCATCTACTCATTCCAGCCGAGTTGGTTTCTTCGTCAATCTTCTCTCTGTTTCACATTTCTCACTTTTATGACTACGATTAACTTAGATCTTACTAAATCGATCCAAGACTCCTATCAATATTCGTAATTTCTTGAGTTGTTCTGAAGCTCGAGTTAGTAGCTGACTACTAGACTAACACTGCATTTCAAATGGAAGATTAAAGATTGCATCTTGAGTTGTTTGGTGTTTGGAAATCTTCAAGATCATTTACTTTATGAGCACTGTGGTGAATGAATTGGCTACAGGCTGGAGAAGGGAGGAGAGAACCGAGAACAggacgtcctcctcctcctcctcctccagtaaTGGCCACCGCAAAGCGAAGCTGTTGACCCGCTTCCATGCCCGACCGACACGTGTCCGACAGCTGCACGGCCGATAGCGGCATTGCTTTGACCACTTGACTACACGTGCTTGATCTCATCTcacaccctctctctctcgcgcgcgcgcgcgcgcccTATCTGTCGTCTTCCCCAGCAGAAGAGACTTCAGATGAGCATGTAATCCTTCCTCGAAGATGCAAGCTTTGATGCGTAATGGTGAGGAATATTGTTGCATGATAAGATCATGCTTGCCGCCTTCTAGTTCTTTCACTGATGCGTTGCACATTAATCTCGCAGCCTTAAATGGAACAGCAGATGGAATCGGCAATCCTCCCAACATTATAGGTCAGTGGAAACAGATGACCTTGTCGTTGCCACCCATGGATAGCACCTTCCAACCTTCCATCTATGTGTTAGCATGACATGATAACATGGTAAAAGAATACCCATTACCTTACATTGTACGCAAATAAAGGCACTCAAGTCCATATAATATACCCTTCTTTTATGGCCATTAAACTATGACTTCCTCCATCTTTGCATACAATAAGTTCCACAAGATAGTCCAATCCTTCAgtgtctctctctccttctcaacAAATAGCCATTGCATCCATCCTTTCTTTCCTCCTCTCAGAACCCACCCTCCATCCACAGCTCAGCTCTGAGACCACCGTTCGTCCTCTTCTTGGATTCTTGACGGCATCATCATGGAGAAGCATTCTCGAGTGGTTGCTTGGCTTTTGTAGACCAACACCAACCTTAAAGCAGATCTGTATGGTAAAACAGATTGCAGCTTTTGATGGTGCTGTCAGGAGACAAGGCTACTCTTGATGTTACCGGAGATTACACCGAGTAAAAGGTGGTAGAACACACAATCCTCATCTCGGTTTCTATTGCTTTTGTTTCTGTGTCTTCTTCCAAGTGGTTTCGATCTGTTCCGACAACGAAGAAGACGAGGAAAGATCTCAGCTTTGGCTTTGGTTTGAGGGGTAAGTCTTTGGACGGTAGAAGATTTGAAGAGAAGAGGGTAATAGGTGAAGAGGGGAGAAGCGAAGCTGGCAAACAAGTGGTGGGAGAGAGTCGATGTGTCCACTATGGCCGGGATGGAATCCGGCAGCGGAAGCGGCGGTAGCGGAGGCTCTTCGCGTTACCTCCACCACCTCCTTTGCCCGCCGCCGCCGTCGACCCACGTCCCGCCGCAGGATTCCAAGCCATCCCCGGAGAAAAGCCCCAAGGTCTCGCCCGACCACGGCGGCGGCGACCAGCCGTCTGACTCCCCCCCGGCGAGCGCATCCGGGGGCCCCGTCCGCCGCCCCCGCGGCCGCCCGCCCGGCTCCAAGAACAAGCCGAAGCCCCCGATCATAGTCACCCGCGACAGCCCCAACGCCCTCCGCTCCCACGTGCTCGAGGTAGCCAGCGGCGCCGACGTATTCGAATGCGTCTCCGACTACGCTCGGCGGCGGGGGCGGGGCGTCTCCGTCCTCAGCGGCACCGGCGCGGTCACCAACGTGGCCCTACGCCAGCCCGGGGCGTCGACGCCCGGGAGCGTGGTGGCGACGCTCAGAGGCCGGTTCGAGATCATCTCGCTGACGGGGACCGTCCTTCCTCCTCCGGCCCCGCCAGGCGCCGGGGGGCTGTCCGTGTTCCTCTCCGGAGGACAAGGACAGGTGATCGGAGGCAGCGTAGCGGGGCCGCTGGTGGCGACGGGGCCGGTGGTGCTGATGGTGGCGTCCTTCACCAATGCGGTTTACGAGCGGCTGCCACTGGAAGGcgacgaggaggaggcggaggctgTGGTGCAGGGTCAGCAACCGGCGGTCTCGCAGTCCTCGGGCATTACCGGAGGCGGCGGTGAGGGCGGGGGCAGCGGCGGCACCAGTGGCGTCCCATTCTATAACCTAACTGGGAACATGGGGAGTTACCAGCTTCCCGGTGATGCCTTTGCATGGGGCGGTGGCGGGGTTCGGCCACCCTTCTAATTCTTCACAGACAAGCTTTCTACTCTTCTGCCGGATTTATAATACCCATTGCTGTTagacaaagaagaagagaagcttcCACTCTTCTTGTTGGTTTGTGTGTGATGTTACAAGATGGTTTCTCGGAGGAGCTCCTCAATGTGCAATCACAGAGAGAAGTCATTACATTTACTACTACCTCAGAAGCTTTCTGGTCTGATGCTGGAATCCAAGAGAAGTCGGAGTCGAAGGTAATGAGAAGGAAGACCAGATTGGATGATGGGATATCTGCCAAGGTGAGTGGATTCAAAGTCCATTCCTAGATGTTACTTCAGATTGATGACTCCTCTTGTTTTCTTCTCCGCCATTCAATGTCATGTACTTCTGTTTGATTTCAATTGCTAGATTTGGTCTACATATATATCATATGGGATTTGAACTCCTGAAGAAACACAGCTTCCAAATATTTGTGTCATCTATGCATGTGGATTTTCCTTCATTTTGTAGTTAGCTAGATTTACTAGTCAATGTTAGAGTGAGAGTGTTGGTGAAGAGAGTATGAAGTGCAGTTCTTTATTCAGTGTGCACATATAAGACAGGCTCACATGAAATATTAAAGCAGATGGAGAGATTCTCATCATCTGCTTCCATTGTTTTTATCCCTATACTGCACTGTAAGAGAGAGAAATAGACTGCATGATTACTGAAATTTTGATAGCTTTATCATCTAAAACATATTATATACATGTGTGTGTAATCTGTCACTTTTCTACACCATATTAACCTTGCAATAATACCTACTTACATGTCATACAGCTATCTTTTAAGTGGTTTTCCATTATCTATGAACTCAAGGAAAGCAGATAGTATTGTTATATCTGAGCTCACTGTCTGCTATAGCAGCAACTTGACTAGATATCCTCTTGCATgggccattctctctctctctctctctctctctctctctattttcagATGGTTTTTGCACCTGTAATGATTTATTTTCATACCTTTCTCATCAAATTTCTGATCAAAACATGTATGCACTTCATATCTTGATCCATGTGGTGTACTTGGATGTGTGGAGACTATTGGTTTGTATTGGTAGGATACTGCTTTCTTTGACCTACTGCATGGAATTCTTAAAGCTTAAGAACATTGACATTATGAACAACCCCACACTTGAAAACATCAAAGACTAGACTCTTGATTCAAACATATTACTAAACAATTGTGCTAGGTTCTGGGAAGCCATCACTAGCATGATTCTGATCAAAGCACTATTTTATTAGGTTATATTTTGGTATCAATATGTATGACAAACTTAGCAAATAGTATATGCCtgaaaataaaaagaagttaCAAAGGAATGGAGATTAATTATGTAGGTGATGTGGCCTTCACAGACAAATTGTTGAATTCTTTCATGATTACATGTTCTTCAGTCAGCTAAAAGTATTATTAATAGTATAGATAATGAATTCAGGAAAGAGACATCTCAACTTGCATTACAAAAGTTCAGAGCACAATATCCTTTGACCAGAATTATGCCTTCTGGATTCTTGGCCATCACACTGCAGAGTAAAACATTTCCAAGTTACAGCTTAGAAGAGATGATTGCCACCCATTTATACTGTTCTTGTGGACCTATGAATTGAAATTAGTAGATCAGTAAAAATCATGATAATTAATCATAGAAATAAATTGCTATCTTATCATACTGGTAAGGTGATCAAATGTAGTTCCAATCTCACTCACCATCAGCTAGAGGCTGCAGCTACTACaaagaatgcatgaaatactgtaAATAATTGATTTCTCAAacctaattcttcttcttcttcttcttattctttgatGTTCATCTTTGGGAGAGAGCTGGACTAGGAGACAAGTAGATGATGGCAATCCACTGCTTCAAAAGAAGGCTTGGCTAGAAAACTCATATAACTCCTTAGTTCTTTGTTCATTTACACATAAGATAATATGAATGATGTGACATCTTCCAACCTCCAAATTAACTTCTAATAATTCATGATGATTAAGTTGCATTTGTGAGTTTCTGAGATCAGTGATGCTCGGCATCTCTTTCCTTCTTCATTCATCCCCTCCTTTCTACATGATGATCAACTTCATGCTTGATCCAATGAGCTTCTACAACCAGATCCACATTCATTCACTTCCATCAAGCTCTTATGTTAGTCTCAATGAAAATAGAGTCATTGTGTTTCTCAGATTATGGACCCAACATGAGTCAGTTGGATCATGAATTGATAGACATGATTAACCTGATTATATAATGAGTTGGATTTGGATTCAGGAGTTTGACACAAATTATTTTTACCCAAATTTACATGATTAGTTATTAAATCCGACATTCATGTTAAGCATTTTGGACTAATGTGATTGTCTtatgataaatcaaatcatattatAACGGGTTAATTAGatattataattagttatttttagtattttaatctctatatttttaaaagttacattGATATGGATGTagttagaaaataaaatatttaacccctTTACTCCAACAAAATTCCTCTCTTGATTTTTTAACATATTAATATTTCACTTCGTAAATATACAAATcctaatgtaactttttaaagtataaagatgaaAAATACTAAAAGTAGTTAATTACATGAAGTAATCTATACTTAACACTGTCATAATTGAATTCTTAAGTCTCTTAGAAACTTCAACTAATACAACCATATAAGATTTGGATTTAATCTTTAATCATATTAATTAAATGagttaaattttgattaattccTTGTGGATTAACATATGCATCTTTTAATTATATACACCATTCATATGCCCTtttttgtattatatatatatatatatatatatatatatatatatatatatatagagagagagagagagagagagagagacacacacacacacattcatgGTGTAAGCGATGTGACTCCTTCCGACCTCGACGAAGTTTCCAGTGTGTTGCGACGTCCATATCACACTCGACTTTTTCGGTCACATGCGATGTATCAGTCTCTTGGCATCGATTTAGATTAATTCTACTGCAAGATTTCGACCGAACCGAGTCAGATCCGACGGGTATACATTTCTTAGTTCTCGAAATTTCAATGGATTGGACCGGGTCGAACCGAGTCGATGTGACCCATCGACGCCAATTGCATGGGCAAGCCATACCCGTCGCGTGAAAGGATCGAGGTTTAATGCAGCCGAATCGACCGAGCCCGAGTTAGTTCCGACACGTTTGCAGTTCATAATTCTCGAATCCTCAACGGATCGGACCGGGTCGAACCGGGTCGACGTGACCGATCGAGACCGATTGCATGGGACAGCCGAACCCGTCGTCTGAAAGGATCGAGGTTTACTGCAGCCGAAATGGTTGACGACAGACGAGCGTAACGGCCATCGGCAGTGGACCATGCCGTGACGCTTTCCAACGGCCCCTGATACGACCGACGTTTCCGAAATAACGGATCCGTACCGGTACGCGAGGCGCGCCCCGCCTTCCTAATCGCCTGCAATTAATATCTACGCTCGCCCGGTGGGTCCCGGCCGCCGGAGGGGCAGGTGGCGCTCTAGTGGGGCGCGGGTGGTACCGTGGGTGCGTTGAGGGGGGCTTCCGGAGTTGTTATCATCCCATCCCCCACAAGTCGAAGAACGCTCGTCGCCCGTGCGCCACGTAGTCCACTCGGTTCGTGAATCGTGACGTTAGTCTTGGTACTGAGCTGACGGTGGAGCGGATCCACCGCCACACGGTTCCAGGCTTCACATTGATTCCGAACGCGTAACAGTAGCAGATATTtccttatttattattattattttctcataATTCAGAAATAAAAAGGTTATCCTCTTTGCTGTGAGTAGTTTTATCGGCAAAAAAAAAGAACACTTGTAGCCTGTCTCAGACGGCGGTGATCCGCAAGAGTGGGCTCCACCGGGGTTCAGCTTCTTGTGGTATCAAGAGGGGAGGTATCGGAAACGAGTACAGCCGAGGAAGTAGGAAGAGCATTAAATGCCGTCAAATGGTAATATAACACCGAAATCTGATAATCCCGAAACGCCAGTGTTCTATTCAGAATATATCTCTTCCCTCTCCCATTTTAAGATTTCTTCGTCACTCGTTCGCTTTGTTGATCTCCGGCTGCATTCTCTCCTCCGCATCTCCTCGCTCCTCTTCGGATCCGAATTGAGGGAgataaagaggagagagagatagaggtaGGAGTGTGAGATCTGGGGATCTGGCGGAGGGAAGCGGAATTTTGGATCTCCGGCGAGGATTTCTGGTTGTGCAGCAGCAATCCCAGGCGCAACCACCGGAACGGCCGGTGTTCTgtgagatctttttttttttttttttttgtctcgagAGGTATGCCTGCTTCCTTTCTCCTCTGATCTGTTGGTTTCAATTTTGATCCGAGATGAATCTGCGGAGCGGATTTGGCCTCGTTTCTTATGAGTGATTTTGTCGTTTGTTGTTTTGCTTGATGTTAGTCTGAGCAATGACGGCTGATGCTGGCGAGTATAGTGTTAGATCTGGGGTCGAATTGGAGGGGACGGTGGGTCTGGGTTTAGAGATTGAGGGCGATCGGAAGGAGGGTGGGGATCCAAATGGCATTGCGTGCTGGGTTGGTGAGGAGAAGGATGGGGGTCGTGTTGGGCGGTCGGTGGTGGTGGAGAATGGAGGTTTCGATAATTCACCGCGTAAGGATCTTGATTTGGACGTCAAAGTAGATCCAGAGGCCATCGGAGATCAGGAAACGAGCGAAGGGAATGAAGAGAACGGGGAATTGATTGTGGAGAATGGGGATGGTTACCATGAAGGTGTTGATCATGTGATAGAATTAGCAACGACTGGGGCTTCTGTTTGTAAGGACACCACAACCTTTGACGATGTGATAGAGGTAAACGTTGAAGCAGATTCAAAAGGAACTGTTGCTGAGGAAGGACATGCTGAGTCAGAGGCTGATGAACCGAAAGACAAAATCAATATTGATATGCTTGGGGAGAAGGAAAGTGATGCAAAAGGTGGAATGTGTGAGGAGGAAGTGGAGATGAGCAAGGAGGAGGTGAATGTGGAGCTGAGCTCCGAGAATAATCAGGATCACTTGGTGGATAATGCTAAACTGGAAAACTTTAGGGACAAAAGTGACGTTGAACTAGACTCAGCCACCATTGAGGAAGGAGAAAAACAAGGAGGCGAGACCACAGTTGAGGAGATGAACCTTGAAGTAGAATCAGACGCAACTGTTGAAGTTGAAAAGAAGCCGGAGAATGCAGTTGCAGCGGTTAATGACCACATGAGTTCAGGCTCCTCTGATGATGATGACAAAAAGCAAGAACCTGAGATCGTAGGCATTGGGACTGACCAACAAGAGGTACCAAAATCATCTACTGTAGAATGTAATGATCAAGAAGCAAAGATTATGGTCAATAATATCTACCATCAACTGGGACAGAAAGTAGTTGACAGAATG of Musa acuminata AAA Group cultivar baxijiao chromosome BXJ1-7, Cavendish_Baxijiao_AAA, whole genome shotgun sequence contains these proteins:
- the LOC103992391 gene encoding AT-hook motif nuclear-localized protein 25, which encodes MAGMESGSGSGGSGGSSRYLHHLLCPPPPSTHVPPQDSKPSPEKSPKVSPDHGGGDQPSDSPPASASGGPVRRPRGRPPGSKNKPKPPIIVTRDSPNALRSHVLEVASGADVFECVSDYARRRGRGVSVLSGTGAVTNVALRQPGASTPGSVVATLRGRFEIISLTGTVLPPPAPPGAGGLSVFLSGGQGQVIGGSVAGPLVATGPVVLMVASFTNAVYERLPLEGDEEEAEAVVQGQQPAVSQSSGITGGGGEGGGSGGTSGVPFYNLTGNMGSYQLPGDAFAWGGGGVRPPF